A single window of Bradyrhizobium daqingense DNA harbors:
- a CDS encoding ribonuclease activity regulator RraA, which produces MTKLSEATRNKLKSVSTATVATALFKRGLRIQMIQDVHPVGPDQPTMVGEAFTLRYMPAREDLNTIEVFKDRSHPQRKAVEDCPLGAVLVMDSRKDARAASAGAILVTRLMKRGVAGVVTDGGFRDSAEIAKLGIPAYHHRPSAPTNLTLHQAIEINVPIGCGDAPVFPGDVILGDADGVIVIPAHLADEIANETFEMTAFEDFVTEEVGKGRGIFGLYPATDPQTLTDFAEWRKKNGR; this is translated from the coding sequence ATGACCAAACTTTCCGAAGCCACCCGCAACAAGCTCAAATCCGTCTCCACCGCCACCGTCGCCACCGCCTTGTTCAAGCGCGGCCTGCGCATCCAGATGATCCAGGACGTGCATCCCGTCGGACCGGACCAGCCGACCATGGTCGGCGAGGCCTTTACGCTGCGCTACATGCCGGCGCGCGAGGACCTCAACACCATCGAGGTCTTCAAGGACCGCTCCCATCCGCAGCGCAAGGCGGTCGAGGACTGCCCGCTGGGCGCGGTGCTGGTGATGGACAGCCGCAAGGACGCGCGCGCGGCCTCGGCCGGTGCGATCCTGGTGACGCGGCTGATGAAGCGCGGCGTTGCCGGCGTCGTCACCGACGGCGGCTTTCGCGATTCCGCCGAGATCGCCAAGCTCGGCATCCCCGCTTACCACCACCGCCCTTCAGCTCCGACGAATCTCACGTTGCACCAGGCGATCGAGATCAACGTCCCGATCGGCTGCGGCGATGCGCCGGTGTTTCCCGGCGACGTCATTCTCGGCGATGCCGACGGCGTCATCGTGATCCCCGCGCATCTGGCGGATGAGATCGCGAACGAGACGTTCGAGATGACCGCGTTCGAGGACTTCGTGACAGAAGAGGTCGGCAAGGGCCGCGGCATTTTCGGTCTCTATCCAGCCACCGATCCGCAGACGCTGACCGATTTTGCGGAGTGGCGGAAGAAGAACGGCCGCTAA
- a CDS encoding SMP-30/gluconolactonase/LRE family protein, with protein MNLTRRNLMAGAGTVVTSTLLARAVGAQSFPFTPNQRYPDPAVQILDPGFTKYRLYSSTVEQVATGMRWAEGPAYFPEGGYLLFSDIPNNRIMKFDEKTGQTSVFRANANYANGNARDRQGRLVTCEHSVTRRITRTEKDGKITVLADKFEGKRLNAPNDIVVKSDDSIWFTDPLFGINGEWEGKKEKAEQATTNVYRIAKDGKITAVLTDLVNPNGLAFSPDEKKLYVVEWKGTPNRSIWSYNVGDDGSLSGKTKLIDAADQGSLDGFRVDRDGNLWCGWGSNGALQSEPSDVGGRKVFQLKAKSEDLDGVMVFNADGKPLAFIKLPERCANLCFGGPKNNRLFMASSHSVYALYVEAHGAV; from the coding sequence ATGAATCTCACGCGACGCAACCTCATGGCCGGCGCTGGCACCGTAGTGACATCGACGCTTCTCGCCCGCGCCGTCGGCGCGCAGTCGTTCCCGTTCACGCCGAACCAGCGCTATCCCGATCCCGCCGTCCAGATCCTCGATCCCGGCTTCACGAAGTACCGACTGTATTCCTCGACGGTCGAGCAGGTTGCGACCGGCATGCGCTGGGCCGAAGGCCCGGCCTATTTTCCGGAAGGCGGCTATCTGCTCTTCTCCGACATTCCCAACAACCGGATCATGAAGTTCGACGAGAAGACCGGGCAGACCAGCGTGTTCCGCGCCAACGCGAATTACGCCAACGGCAATGCGCGCGACCGGCAGGGCCGTCTCGTTACCTGCGAGCATTCGGTGACGCGCCGCATCACCCGTACCGAGAAGGACGGCAAGATCACCGTGCTCGCCGACAAGTTCGAGGGCAAGCGGCTGAACGCGCCGAACGACATCGTGGTGAAGTCCGACGACAGCATCTGGTTCACCGATCCGTTGTTCGGCATCAATGGCGAGTGGGAGGGCAAGAAGGAGAAAGCCGAGCAGGCCACCACCAATGTCTATCGTATCGCCAAGGACGGCAAGATCACCGCCGTCCTCACCGACCTCGTCAATCCCAATGGTCTCGCCTTCTCGCCGGACGAGAAGAAGCTCTATGTCGTGGAATGGAAGGGTACGCCGAACCGCAGCATCTGGAGCTACAATGTCGGCGACGACGGTTCGCTCAGTGGCAAGACCAAGCTGATCGACGCCGCCGACCAGGGCTCGCTCGACGGTTTCCGTGTCGATCGCGACGGCAATCTCTGGTGCGGCTGGGGCTCCAACGGCGCGCTGCAATCCGAGCCGAGCGATGTCGGCGGCCGCAAGGTGTTTCAGCTCAAGGCCAAATCCGAAGACCTCGATGGCGTGATGGTGTTCAACGCGGACGGCAAGCCGCTCGCCTTCATCAAGCTGCCGGAGCGTTGCGCCAATCTCTGCTTCGGCGGCCCGAAGAACAATCGCCTGTTTATGGCGAGCAGCCACTCGGTCTATGCGCTCTACGTCGAGGCGCATGGGGCGGTGTGA
- a CDS encoding S9 family peptidase: MTKAKTPSQPPVAPRRPHSFTRHGITVTDDYAWLKDDKWQEVLRDPGVLDPDIRKYLDEENVYTESLLGHTASLQKTLVREMRGRIKEDDSSVPSPDGPFAYFRRFRDGGQHELFGRMPRDGGEGQIVLDGDALAKNHKYFKFGGSRHSHDHKLQAWSADTKGSEYFSIRVRDWASGKDLDDVVEETDGGIVWAADCKSFFYVKLDDNHRPMQVWRHKLGTKQADDTLVYEEQDAGWFTHLHESTSGRFCVIAGGDHETSEQRLIDLANPEAPPRLVAAREEGVQYSLADRGDELFILTNADDAIDFKIVTAPLAAPARKNWRDLIPYRPGIYIIDLDLYAGHLVRLERANALPSIVIRDLASNEEHAIAFDEAAYSLDTMGSYEFETTTLRFAYSSMTTPSEVYDYDMVKRTRTLRKRQEIPSGHDAADYVTTRIMAKAHDGAEVPVSILHRRGLKLDGSAPLLLYGYGSYGMAMPASFNANRLSLVDRGFVYAIAHIRGGADKGWGWYLDGKREKKTNSFDDFSASARALIAAKYTSPKRIIGHGGSAGGMLMGAVANRAGELFTGIVAEVPFVDVLNTMLDDTLPLTPPEWPEWGNPIESEKDFRTILSYSPYDNVAAKDYPAILAMGGLTDPRVTYWEPAKWIARLRATMSGGGPVLLRTNMGAGHGGASGRFDRLDEVAIVYAFALWAAGMAEAGV, translated from the coding sequence GTGACAAAAGCCAAGACGCCTTCCCAGCCCCCCGTCGCCCCGCGCCGGCCGCATTCCTTCACGCGGCACGGCATCACAGTGACCGACGATTATGCCTGGCTGAAGGACGACAAATGGCAGGAGGTGCTGCGCGATCCCGGAGTGCTCGATCCCGACATCCGCAAATATCTCGATGAGGAGAACGTCTACACCGAGAGCCTGCTCGGCCACACTGCCAGCCTGCAGAAGACGCTGGTGCGGGAGATGCGCGGGCGGATCAAGGAGGACGATTCCAGCGTGCCGTCGCCGGACGGTCCCTTCGCCTATTTCCGCAGGTTTCGCGATGGCGGGCAGCACGAGCTGTTCGGCCGCATGCCGCGCGACGGCGGCGAGGGCCAGATCGTGCTCGATGGCGACGCACTCGCCAAGAACCACAAATATTTCAAGTTCGGCGGCAGCCGGCACTCGCACGATCACAAGCTGCAGGCCTGGAGCGCCGACACCAAAGGCTCCGAATATTTCTCGATCCGCGTACGCGACTGGGCGAGCGGCAAGGATTTGGACGACGTCGTCGAGGAGACCGACGGCGGCATCGTCTGGGCCGCGGACTGCAAGAGCTTCTTCTATGTGAAGCTCGACGACAATCACCGCCCGATGCAGGTGTGGCGACACAAGCTCGGCACCAAGCAGGCGGACGACACGCTGGTCTACGAGGAGCAGGATGCCGGCTGGTTCACCCATCTGCACGAGAGCACCAGCGGCCGCTTCTGCGTGATCGCCGGCGGCGACCACGAAACCTCCGAGCAGCGGCTGATCGATCTCGCCAACCCCGAGGCGCCGCCGCGCCTGGTCGCGGCGCGCGAGGAAGGCGTGCAATATTCGCTGGCCGACCGCGGCGACGAGCTCTTCATCCTCACCAATGCCGACGACGCCATCGACTTCAAGATCGTCACCGCGCCGCTTGCCGCACCCGCGCGCAAGAACTGGCGCGATTTGATCCCGTATCGGCCGGGCATCTACATCATTGATCTTGATCTCTATGCCGGCCATCTGGTGCGGCTGGAGCGCGCCAATGCGCTGCCGTCGATCGTGATCCGCGATCTCGCCTCGAACGAGGAGCACGCCATCGCCTTCGACGAAGCCGCCTATTCGCTGGATACGATGGGCTCCTACGAATTCGAGACGACCACCCTGCGCTTTGCGTATTCCTCGATGACGACACCGTCGGAAGTCTACGACTACGACATGGTCAAGCGCACGCGCACCTTGCGCAAGCGCCAGGAAATTCCGTCGGGCCACGACGCGGCCGACTATGTCACGACGCGGATCATGGCGAAGGCCCATGACGGCGCCGAAGTGCCGGTGTCGATCCTTCATCGCCGCGGGCTGAAGCTCGACGGCTCTGCGCCGCTGCTGCTCTACGGCTACGGCTCCTACGGCATGGCGATGCCGGCCTCGTTCAACGCCAACCGCCTGTCGCTGGTCGATCGCGGCTTCGTCTATGCCATCGCCCATATCCGCGGCGGCGCCGACAAGGGCTGGGGCTGGTATCTCGACGGCAAGCGCGAGAAGAAGACGAACTCGTTCGACGATTTCTCAGCCAGCGCCCGCGCGTTGATCGCTGCAAAGTACACCAGCCCGAAGCGCATCATCGGCCATGGCGGCTCGGCCGGCGGCATGCTGATGGGCGCGGTCGCCAATCGCGCCGGCGAACTGTTCACCGGCATCGTCGCCGAGGTGCCGTTCGTCGACGTGCTCAACACCATGCTCGACGACACGCTGCCGCTGACGCCGCCGGAATGGCCGGAATGGGGCAACCCGATCGAAAGCGAGAAGGATTTCCGCACCATCCTGTCCTATTCGCCCTACGACAACGTCGCGGCAAAGGACTATCCGGCGATCCTTGCGATGGGCGGGCTTACTGATCCCCGGGTCACTTACTGGGAACCCGCCAAATGGATCGCGCGCCTCCGCGCCACCATGAGCGGGGGCGGCCCGGTTCTCCTGCGCACCAACATGGGCGCCGGCCATGGCGGCGCCTCGGGGCGGTTCGACCGGCTGGATGAAGTCGCGATCGTCTACGCGTTCGCGCTGTGGGCGGCGGGGATGGCGGAGGCGGGGGTGTAG
- a CDS encoding pyridoxal-phosphate-dependent aminotransferase family protein — MTVRAGREFLAIPGPTTMPDEVLRAMHRPAIDIYSKQMTDLTESLLSDISKLFATKGKSYIYIANGHGAWEAALSNVLSRGDKVLVLESGRFAIGWGNAAALMGAEVEVLKGDWRRAVRPHEVEERLRRDKEHTIKAVVVVQVDTASGVQNDIEAIGKAIKAAGHPALYMVDTVASLGCMPFEMDKWGIDVAMSGSQKGLMTPPGLGFVAANARALEVHKTANMATPYWSWSEREGTEHYRKYAGTAPVHLLFALRQAIDLLHEEGLENAFRRHSLLGEAARRAVSAWSEGQVLGFNVAEASERSNTVTTVTMSNGHDPAVLQRYCKEKCGVVLGTGIGDLSGQAFRIAHMGHVNAPMLLGTLGVIEIGLNALKIPHGKGGLEAAVAYLGEEVAV; from the coding sequence ATGACCGTTCGCGCGGGCCGGGAATTTCTGGCCATCCCCGGGCCCACCACGATGCCCGACGAGGTGCTGCGGGCAATGCACCGTCCGGCAATCGACATCTACTCCAAGCAGATGACCGATTTGACCGAGAGCCTGCTCAGCGACATCTCGAAGCTGTTTGCGACCAAGGGCAAGTCCTACATCTACATCGCCAACGGGCACGGCGCCTGGGAAGCGGCGCTCAGCAACGTGCTGTCGCGCGGCGACAAGGTACTCGTGCTGGAGAGCGGGCGCTTTGCGATCGGCTGGGGCAACGCCGCAGCGCTGATGGGCGCCGAGGTCGAGGTGCTCAAGGGCGACTGGCGCCGCGCGGTGCGGCCGCACGAGGTCGAGGAGCGCCTGCGCCGCGACAAGGAGCACACGATCAAGGCGGTCGTCGTGGTCCAGGTCGACACCGCCTCCGGCGTGCAGAACGACATCGAGGCGATCGGCAAGGCGATCAAAGCGGCCGGCCATCCCGCGCTGTACATGGTCGACACCGTGGCATCGCTCGGCTGCATGCCGTTCGAGATGGACAAATGGGGCATCGACGTCGCGATGTCCGGCTCGCAAAAGGGTCTGATGACGCCGCCCGGTCTCGGCTTCGTCGCCGCCAATGCGCGTGCGCTCGAAGTGCACAAGACCGCCAACATGGCGACTCCCTATTGGAGCTGGAGCGAGCGCGAGGGCACCGAGCATTATCGCAAATATGCCGGCACCGCGCCGGTGCATCTGTTGTTCGCGCTGCGCCAGGCCATCGACCTCCTGCACGAGGAAGGGCTGGAGAATGCCTTCCGCCGCCACAGCCTGCTCGGCGAAGCTGCGCGCCGCGCGGTGTCAGCTTGGTCGGAAGGCCAGGTGCTGGGCTTCAACGTCGCCGAAGCCAGCGAGCGCTCCAATACCGTGACCACGGTCACCATGAGCAACGGCCACGACCCGGCCGTGCTGCAGCGCTATTGCAAGGAGAAGTGCGGCGTCGTGCTCGGCACCGGCATCGGCGACCTCTCGGGCCAAGCTTTCCGCATCGCCCATATGGGCCACGTCAATGCGCCGATGCTGCTCGGCACGCTCGGCGTGATCGAGATCGGTCTCAACGCGCTGAAGATCCCGCATGGCAAGGGCGGGCTGGAGGCAGCCGTCGCATATCTCGGTGAAGAGGTGGCGGTGTAA
- a CDS encoding thermonuclease family protein yields the protein MLRKILIALSLLGLSLPSLAEAAEITGTAKVRAGDAVVIGNARIRLGGIDAPAVDQLCLNTKSERWTCGVAARDELAKYAEGKNWVCHTRSIDRRGRTVARCEVGGEDIQKWLVRNGWALAYTRISKDYEPDEAAAREAKAGMWQGAFIAPWDWRVRNKKTTILGATKPPDGAHAVLLASASGPVAPSPDCTIKGNVNTSGECIYHQPTSRWYTQIKMKISKGTRWFCSVEEAEAAGCRETKR from the coding sequence ATGTTGCGAAAAATCCTGATTGCGCTGTCCCTGCTCGGCTTGTCGTTGCCCTCGCTAGCCGAGGCCGCCGAGATCACCGGCACGGCGAAGGTGCGCGCCGGCGACGCCGTGGTGATCGGGAACGCGCGGATCCGGCTCGGCGGCATCGACGCGCCCGCGGTCGACCAGCTCTGCCTCAACACCAAGTCCGAGCGCTGGACCTGCGGCGTCGCCGCGCGCGACGAGCTCGCCAAATATGCCGAAGGCAAGAACTGGGTCTGCCACACGAGGTCGATCGACCGGCGCGGCCGCACCGTGGCGCGGTGCGAGGTCGGCGGCGAGGACATCCAGAAATGGCTGGTGCGCAACGGCTGGGCGCTGGCCTATACCCGCATCTCCAAGGACTACGAGCCCGACGAGGCGGCCGCGCGCGAGGCAAAAGCCGGGATGTGGCAGGGTGCGTTCATCGCGCCCTGGGACTGGCGCGTGCGCAACAAGAAGACCACCATCCTGGGCGCCACCAAACCGCCGGACGGAGCTCATGCCGTGCTGCTCGCCTCGGCCTCCGGACCGGTCGCGCCCTCGCCCGACTGCACCATCAAGGGCAACGTCAACACGTCAGGCGAATGCATCTATCACCAGCCGACCAGCCGCTGGTACACTCAGATCAAGATGAAGATCAGCAAGGGCACCCGCTGGTTCTGCTCGGTCGAAGAAGCAGAAGCCGCCGGTTGCCGCGAGACGAAGCGATAG